The Peribacillus sp. FSL P2-0133 genome has a segment encoding these proteins:
- a CDS encoding OsmC family protein, which yields MKTMITWTGEMAFSGTTPSGHEIKMDAAEDVGGKNSGARPTELLLHSLAGCTGIDIVMILKKMRFETKAFQIEIEGARSENHPKRFTDFQIHYLLEGDLPEDKVVRAIQLSKNTYCSVYHSLNANIKISYSINGVKGKQDL from the coding sequence ATGAAGACAATGATTACATGGACAGGGGAAATGGCCTTTTCTGGCACAACTCCGTCGGGACATGAAATAAAGATGGATGCTGCCGAAGATGTAGGAGGAAAAAATAGCGGAGCAAGACCTACTGAGTTACTTTTGCATTCTCTTGCAGGGTGCACAGGCATTGATATTGTAATGATTTTAAAAAAGATGCGATTTGAAACAAAAGCCTTTCAAATAGAAATAGAAGGGGCACGATCGGAAAATCACCCTAAGCGGTTTACCGATTTTCAAATCCACTATTTATTGGAGGGGGATCTTCCTGAAGATAAAGTGGTCCGTGCGATTCAATTATCCAAAAATACGTACTGTTCAGTATATCACTCATTAAATGCCAACATTAAAATCAGCTATTCGATAAATGGTGTTAAAGGAAAACAAGACTTATAA